A segment of the Juglans regia cultivar Chandler chromosome 15, Walnut 2.0, whole genome shotgun sequence genome:
agaaaatgaagtGAAGTTGacttatgaaaatgtgcatgatacatttgtttttgaaaagaaatattaaaataacctcaattatttgctctgcattactcatgaaatccgtaagaaagagaataatatttttgtcatgactgatgtagacatgagttagttttgtacttttttttctgatttgaaaaagagcaaaaatgagtctttctttttgaaagttttttcttgaTGAAATAAAGATGTTCAGATGCACGAGATCTAAAAGTTTTGATGTGAAtaaattttgattctgtttatttcgaacatgtgcaATTATCTGAAGTTGTTcagtatttggttttttatatgacgtggcatctgaaaacctttccatgagattctgattttgtattCTGATTAAAGTATGATTCTGATGGTTCtattatgttctgataaggcccaaccacgggttctaatagtggatacgacatTTCTATGGGTTATAATTATGGTTTATAAcactaccatgggggttaaacctggtatacggcccaaccatgggtgataatagtggatacggcccagccacgggtaataattgtggtatacggcccaactacgtgtgataatagtggatacagtccaaccacgggtgataataatTGATATagcccaaccacgagttataatagtagatacggccctTCCACAggttataattgtggtttataaccctatcacggggggttaaacatggtatacggcccaaacatgggttataatagtggatacagccattccacgagttataatgatggtttataaccttactacggggttaaacatggtatctgttATGATGTAATGTtctgattgatgaagatgagggtttcagattttgatataccaaaggatttttgaataagaatgtttttctgaaagttttctaatatttttgtaacatattttgatatttgcattctgaaagtaaatgtttctgtttctgcattctgaaggtaaacattttgttttgcattttgaatTCTGAAAGTGCTCGTGTTTACACACTTATATATGTTTtctacttattgagttgttgatactCACCCCCTTAtgtccacaatatttttcagataattttgatacctCAACTGGAAGTCAAGAGTAAGGTTTGATGatcgtagaggaataagtgtcagagggtacaagtttattggagagtcttatttagtaggtttataattttatgttagttGATATTTAGAGTCatggatatttctaaatatttattgagtttttaaattatttcattgagatATTTATTTGGTATCTTGgtggaggaacatatattttttgtttgaataaatgaatttgtatttttggagaatattagagtatataaatatattatgaaagaTGAATTTAGGTTACGAGAGATAACTCTCCAAATCTctgggaccggggcgttacaatacATGCACCGGCTACAGGTCGAGTCATTAAAGAAGATGGTTTCATGGCCTTTAAGAATATCAAGAGTTATATTCAGCGATATGGGGCTGCTGTGAGATATAATGCAACATATGTAGTCAAATATTTCTCAGTTGGATCCACTTGGGTTGGCTTTGATGATGCTGAGGTGGTCAAAATAAAGGTAGCTTATGCCAAACAGAAGAAACTTCTTGGTTACTCTGTGTGGGAAGTCTCAGATGATGACAATTGAGAGCTTTCTCAAGTAGGTAAGAGCTGCATGgaaatcattttgatgttcGCACTGCATAATACTTGAATTCTAGTGTATTCTCcatcatatattaaaaattcaaatagttCGGTATGACTTGAATGATTGATCATCTAATCTCAAAAGGAAGGCCAAAATTTTGGAGATCCCAATGTAGATTTAACTCGAAAGGAAAATTAACTTTATCAGTGTCCCATTTTTGCTGTGGCTTGTCCAGATGCCAATGGCCACCCTTTTCCATTGTACATATGGACTGGtttaaataatgagataagatgagatatttttaaataaaaattaaaaattaaataaaatattattataatattattttttaatattattattattttaaaatttaaaaaagttgaattatttattatattttgtatcgaaatttaaaaaaattattataataaaatgagataagatgaaatgagatgagaaccTCTCTGCATCGAGAATCATGCCCATAATCTTTTCCTTCCTCCTAGGTTTTGATTTAGAAAAATCAGATTTGGTCTGTCCTGTCGCATAGGCTCATTCTCTTTTCTGTTTTATGGTTGTCCTCACTTGGCCGTCATTCAGGAAACTGATTTTTCAAGCATTTATGGGGTTGGCTTACAAAGAGATAAGACATGACATACGACATTGATATTTATAGGCTTGATAAATGAATGCCCTATTATCTCTGCTATTGAAGGTAGTTGAACTCTTGAGAATTTCTTAATGACATTGCTTTAAGATCATTTATCAAATATTCATCTCTCATAAGTTTCAATATGAGATGCATTAACAGCTCAAGGGGAGGACAAAAATCGAATATCCCAAGTTTCCCGAAAAGTATTAGTACTCATTTTGACTCCAACTTCAACCATTGTTCTCCTGTTTGGCCTTGTAATCTGTTACTTAAAGAGGAGAAAGCTCAAATTAAAAGGTAAACTTTGTTCTTCCACATTTATGATGCAACCACCATCTATCCCTAGTTTTATTTAACCTCCATGATTGAGGATCCAATATTCACTCCTTTTTTTCCAATATAGGAAAGTTTGTTGCATCTAAAGaatcaaaatcttaaataaatcaTATAGCAGCTGCTCCTAATCTGCAAGTCTTTACTTTGGCTGGGATTGAGGCAGCTACAGGTGAACtttcaattgaaaataaacTTCGAGAGGGAGGTTATGGTCCCGTTTACAAGGTAAACTTCTACAACAGAAGTAGAAAATGTCTTGCAGCATTTTACTGAATGGAAGATACAAATTGATCGTGGGTGTGTATTTATTTTGTCAGGGTGAATTACCAAATGGACAAGACATAGCGGTGAAGAAGCTCTCAAAAACGTCTACACAAGGATTTGAAGAATTCAAGAATGAGGTTGTACTTACTGCGAAACTACAACATGTAAATCTTGTTCGACTTTTGGGATTCTGCACTGAAAGGAATGAACAGATGCTGATCTACGAATACATGCCCAACAAAAGCTTGGACTTCTACCTCTTTGGTTTGATATCTTTGCTGTCTTCAATTACAATAAATGCAAGAACTGTCAAATGGAATATCTTATGAGcttttatgtatattttcccATCATATTCCTTTATGAGCCCCATGAAAGTTGTATGACTTGACTGCTTAATTATGATCTTCTTAGAAATAGACCCGAGCAAATCGTTTATACTGGATTGGAGAAGACGTATTGGCATCATTGAAGGGATAACTCAGGGGCTTCTGTATCTCCAAGAATACTCAAGAATGACAATTATTCACTGAGACATAAAAGCTAGCAACATTTTACTGGATGAAGAGATGAAGCCTAAGatatcagattttggcatggcTAGAACTTTCTTGAAACATGAACATGAAGCAAATACAGGCCGGATTGTTGGAACATAGTAAGTTTAATATTTCTCTCAAATAAAGCCTTTTCATTATAGATTTCTGGTTGACTGATGTTAAAATCTCCAATGCAGTGGTTATGTTCCTCCAGAATATGTTAAAAAGGGTGTCTACTCCACCAAATCtgatgtttatagttttggaGTCTTGCTTCTACAAATCATTAGTGGAAAGAGAAATGCCTATTATTATGGTTTGGATGAAAGCCTAAACCTCCTAGATTATGTAAGTAACATCacatttagttttagtttttccaGTGCTTGTCTTTTTAGTTTTCTCTACTTGAAGTTAAAGAAACTATCAATTATAAATCTTAATGACACATGCTACATTGATACAGTACTATATAAAGAGCTTTTGGTCCcaattcatgaaaaaaatatcagGTTTTTGGTCATTGATCACATGGTAACAAAGGGGAGTGAGGGGAAAGATAATTCATGTGCTATGCTAAGATTTTGAAGATCAAAGTTTTAATAATAGAAGCTGCTGACTAGATCTGCTGCATGTACTCTTGTTACACGTGTCAGGATGTactaaataaaagataatatttaagGAATCCTAACATAAGGATATTCTATTTGACACGAATTGAAACATCAAGGAGTGATCGTGTGAAATTAAAACCTCGGATAGTGATACGTGCATAAGGCAATTCTGTAGCAAATTTTCCTGTCCACTCCATGAATAATGGGTAATAATGCTCTGTAATTTCAGGCATATGAGCTGTGGAAAGAAGGCAAAGGGATGGAGCTTATGGATCCAGTTCTGGATGATACAATTTCGTCTTTGAAATTAATTCGATGCATGCAAACTGCTCTTTTATGCGTCCAGGAAACAGCAAAAGATAGGCCATCCATGTTGGAAGTTTCCTCAATGCTAAAAAATGAATCTGCAGTTCTAACAATTCCCAAAAAGCCAgctttttcaagaaaaacagATGAAGATCAGGAGGAAGATCATAAGCCCATATTGCAGCAAGAAATTTGTTCTGATAATTTTGCTACAATCTCAGAACTGGTAGCCAGATGAACACAGAGGTCTTGTGAAACATGATATTATTGTTGCCAAGATTTAAGACTCGTTTGGTGTAACAACCCCTCCCTAAAATGGGATGAGCTGCTACATTTCATCCtgctcttcttttccttttttcttttttttgaataaagaaCCAACAGTTTATCAAAGAGGCATGTATAACATaccaaaaatttagaaaagggACCTTcccattttctttcatatttcaaatttcaaaataacctgTTTGAGAAGACATAGGATGGTCCCATTAATTACAAGTTAAAAACTATAGCCACTCTCCTGGGTAGAAACATTTACCCGGTTCACAAAAAAATACATGCCCCCAACAGTTTTACAAACGAACCAAAATAATCCAACATCAAATAAAAGACCCAACCCTAGGCTAACTCTAGGCATCCGACTCCCCTCCCGAGCAATGCCTTGCTCCACAATTTCGTTTTCATcattacctggacgtttaaaatattaatacaaagatgagtctaatactcaataagtagtacaccaagcaattttttttttctttttggaaaggaTCAGAAACTTTATTCATCAATAACAAGTATTACAGACATCTATCAAGCCATATGGCTTGTGAAAGAAAATCTGGAAAACAATCCCACCACATCTCAAGTGCTTCAACGTTCCAAACATGCCTAGCTAGTCTATGAGCAACTTCATTGCCTAGCCTACTTACATGTTGAAATTTGTGttcatcaaagaaaaccaacaTCTTCATAATTTTTGACATCAAAATACCAAGTCTTGATTTTGAAGATCTTTGATCAATAATAAACAGTCACTTTCAACAAGAAGCTTCTTGATTCCCATGTTAGCACATAGCTGAAGGCCTCTAAAAATTGCTAGTAGTTCAACATCTTTAGCCTCTGCAACTTCATGCTCGACTTTGCTTGTTGCTATAATAATCTGTCCATGTTCATCTTTTAAAACAACCCCAACCCCAGCTCTAtgcaaatcacaaaacatagcTCCATCTacatttaactttaaaataataacatgcatcgattattctttcttttgaaaGGTCATACAagcttaaaacatttaaataaacATTCAAGTTCagttttcattttcctttgGCTGGTATACACTATTATACCTAGTGTGTTAGGGTT
Coding sequences within it:
- the LOC108990368 gene encoding cysteine-rich receptor-like protein kinase 4; its protein translation is MGLAGGTMVARQKSRSAVEIPSNWAEHERKRGRAAAPNLQVFTLAGIEAATGELSIENKLREGGYGPVYKGELPNGQDIAVKKLSKTSTQGFEEFKNEVVLTAKLQHVNLVRLLGFCTERNEQMLIYEYMPNKSLDFYLFEIDPSKSFILDWRRRIGIIEGITQGLLGYVPPEYVKKGVYSTKSDVYSFGVLLLQIISGKRNAYYYGLDESLNLLDYAYELWKEGKGMELMDPVLDDTISSLKLIRCMQTALLCVQETAKDRPSMLEVSSMLKNESAVLTIPKKPAFSRKTDEDQEEDHKPILQQEICSDNFATISELVAR